A DNA window from Naumovozyma dairenensis CBS 421 chromosome 7, complete genome contains the following coding sequences:
- the DPI8 gene encoding Dpi8p (similar to Saccharomyces cerevisiae YJL133C-A; ancestral locus Anc_1.218) — protein MIAQTTTRLAATANATRSLVVKGITKPVRNYAAVFKYSPGNSFSSFKEYREVAKSYGPLSAALATKRKLANVSTI, from the coding sequence atgATTGCACAAACTACTACAAGATTAGCCGCTACTGCAAATGCAACAAGGTCATTGGTGGTAAAGGGAATAACGAAGCCCGTTAGGAACTACGCTGCAGTGTTTAAGTATTCACCAGGAAattctttctcttctttcaaagaataCAGAGAAGTTGCCAAAAGTTACGGCCCTTTAAGTGCTGCATTAGCGACAAAGAGAAAATTAGCTAATGTTTCAACCATCTAA
- the LCB3 gene encoding sphinganine kinase LCB3 (similar to Saccharomyces cerevisiae LCB3 (YJL134W) and YSR3 (YKR053C); ancestral locus Anc_1.217) — protein sequence MAPQQESIKGLKQRARRLSNPNDLQEPNLLLDPGNHPSSHFRERMKSNFRYQMREKLVKFTTNQSDQLFIWQSKYRSYWNDLFFSYTAMMGSHTFYVIFLPMPVWFGNYEMTKDLVYILGYSIYLSGFFKDYWCLPRPRAPPLHRITLSKYTEKEYGAPSSHTANATGVAFYFIWKLFFMGQNNDRLLLLHWKKFGLILMVLFYYFTLVLGRIYCGMHGLLDLISGAVIGTFCTIVRLSLRNYFLEDFQCASHIWFPLWSIGLGLFLLFNHIEPIDECPCFGDSVAFIGVVSGLEIGDWIMNRFNLNLVYSIHYQGLFNSIMRTVVGVSCVIIWKYALSKPLVYQFLIKILRFKDDRKEKALLHEKSAKENANECPLFIGFPKIDIIGRFIIYAGIPMVVVLVTPKAISYFNL from the coding sequence ATGGCACCACAACAAGAAAGTATAAAGGGTCTCAAGCAAAGAGCAAGAAGATTATCTAACCCTAATGATTTACAAGAACCAAACTTACTCTTAGACCCAGGGAATCATCCCTCCTCTCATTTCCGAGAACGTATGAAATCCAATTTCAGATATCAAATGCGAGAGAAATTAGTAAAATTCACAACGAATCAATCAGATCAATTATTCATATGGCAATCCAAATATAGATCATATTGGAATGATTTATTCTTCTCATACACAGCAATGATGGGATCGCATACATTCTATGTGATTTTCTTACCAATGCCTGTATGGTTTGGTAATTATGAAATGACAAAAGATttagtttatatattagGGTATTCTATTTACTTGAGTGGgttttttaaagattatTGGTGTTTACCAAGACCGAGAGCACCACCTTTACATAGGATTACGTTGAGTAAATATACTGAGAAGGAATATGGTGCTCCAAGTTCTCATACCGCGAATGCCACTGGGGTAGCgttttatttcatttggaaattattCTTTATGGGGCAAAACAATGACaggttgttgttgttacattggaaaaaatttggTTTGATTTTAATGGTTTTGTTCTATTACTTCACTTTAGTATTGGGTAGAATATATTGTGGTATGCATGGGTTATTAGATTTAATTAGTGGTGCAGTTATTGGTACCTTTTGTACTATCGTTAGATTAAGTCTgagaaattatttcttagAGGATTTCCAATGTGCCTCACATATATGGTTCCCTCTTTGGAGTATTGGGTTAggattatttttattatttaatcatATTGAACCAATTGATGAATGTCCATGTTTTGGTGATAGTGTTGCATTTATTGGAGTTGTTTCCGGGTTAGAGATTGGTGATTGGATAATGAATAGATTTAATTTAAACTTGgtttattcaattcattatcaaggATTATTCAATAGTATTATGAGAACCGTAGTTGGTGTTTCAtgtgttattatttggaaaTACGCGTTAAGTAAACCATTGgtttatcaatttttaattaagATTTTACGTTTCAAGGACGATAGGAAAGAAAAGGCTTTACTACACGAAAAGAGTGCGAAAGAAAATGCAAATGAATGTCCTTTATTTATCGGATTCCCGAAAATTGATATAATTGGAAGATTTATCATATATGCTGGAATTCCAATGGTCGTGGTACTGGTAACACCTAAGGCAATTTCTTATTTCAATCTCTGA